A window of the Enterobacteriaceae bacterium 4M9 genome harbors these coding sequences:
- a CDS encoding family 20 glycosylhydrolase, with translation MKMFKASVLGGVISALLCSGAAFAGQETVDGISKLKLNYTVNDNQAALNGVDCAALGADWASCNKATIKLTNNGEAITSKDWTIWFPSIRQVLKIDSDQFKVTHVVGDLHKLEPTDKFTGFPAGGTVEIPIINEYWQIFMTDVIPRWYVTSGDAKPKVIASTDTEDLDSFVTPIGEQWKRTKEDNNILMTAETRFEKNSDVKLLNAGELRGQIMPTPMQVTVHGQDVDLSKGVKLDMATLDKASAKAVEARFARLGVKTGTGYPVRTEVKKDGFSGDEAVSGAYTLKIGEKEAVITGYDAAGVFYGLQSIMSLVPMDGDKKIATLDAKDAPRFAYRGMFIDVGRNFHTKPAILRAIDQMSALKMNKFHFHLTDDEGWRIEIPGLPELTEIGGKRCHDLTEKTCLLPQLGSGPDSDNNGSGWFTRADYIEIVKYAAARHVQVIPEIDMPAHARAAAISMEARYDRLMKEGKEKEANEFRLLDPTDTSNTTGVQYYDHTGYLNPCMDSSLNFVNKVIGEMQAMHKEAGQPLETWHFGGDEAKNIYLGAGYADKNSGAEGKGLIDMSTQDKPWAKSQVCQAMLKEGKVEDLEHLPSYFAIQVSKLVNDHGIAKMMAWQDGVKDAKDASEFATKRMGVNFWDTIYWGGGDSVNDWANKGFEVTISNPDYLYLDFPQEVDPKEPGYYWGTRFSDERKIFAFAPNNMPQNAETSVDRDGNAFTSGSEKTWPGAYGMSAQVWSEVVRTDDQLEYRLFPRLFSVAERAWHRAGWELDYVAGREFKGGETNFVDKKALEKDWERFANLLGQRELAKVDTNIAWRLPVPGARITDGKLAANTALPGVAIQYSTDDGKTWQRYDDQARPQVSGSVLVRSVTPDGKRFGRETPVK, from the coding sequence ATGAAAATGTTTAAAGCGAGCGTATTAGGCGGCGTAATTTCGGCGCTTCTGTGCAGCGGTGCGGCCTTTGCCGGACAGGAAACGGTAGACGGTATTAGCAAACTGAAGCTCAATTACACCGTTAATGATAACCAGGCGGCGCTTAACGGCGTGGACTGCGCGGCGCTCGGCGCTGACTGGGCTTCTTGTAACAAAGCCACCATTAAACTGACCAATAACGGTGAGGCGATCACCAGCAAGGACTGGACTATCTGGTTCCCGAGCATTCGTCAGGTCCTGAAAATCGACAGCGATCAGTTCAAGGTAACGCACGTTGTGGGCGACCTGCATAAGCTGGAGCCGACCGACAAATTCACCGGCTTCCCGGCAGGTGGCACGGTTGAAATCCCTATTATCAACGAATACTGGCAGATCTTCATGACCGACGTCATCCCACGTTGGTACGTAACCTCTGGCGATGCCAAACCGAAAGTGATTGCCAGCACCGATACCGAAGATCTCGACAGCTTCGTCACGCCGATTGGCGAGCAGTGGAAGCGCACCAAAGAAGACAATAACATTCTGATGACGGCAGAAACGCGTTTTGAGAAAAACAGCGATGTGAAGCTGCTCAATGCGGGTGAACTACGCGGCCAGATTATGCCAACCCCGATGCAGGTCACGGTACACGGCCAGGATGTTGACCTGAGCAAGGGTGTGAAGCTGGACATGGCGACGCTGGACAAGGCGAGTGCTAAGGCCGTTGAAGCGCGTTTTGCACGCCTGGGTGTGAAAACCGGAACCGGTTATCCGGTGCGTACCGAAGTGAAGAAAGACGGCTTTAGCGGCGATGAGGCGGTATCAGGTGCTTACACGCTGAAGATTGGCGAGAAAGAAGCGGTCATCACCGGTTATGACGCCGCGGGCGTGTTCTACGGCCTGCAGTCCATCATGTCTCTGGTCCCGATGGACGGCGACAAGAAAATTGCCACGCTTGATGCCAAAGATGCCCCGCGTTTTGCTTACCGCGGCATGTTTATCGACGTAGGTCGTAACTTCCACACCAAGCCTGCCATTCTGCGCGCTATCGACCAGATGTCCGCGCTGAAGATGAACAAATTCCACTTCCACCTGACCGATGACGAAGGCTGGCGTATTGAAATCCCAGGCCTGCCAGAGCTGACGGAAATTGGTGGCAAACGTTGCCACGACCTGACTGAAAAAACCTGCCTGCTGCCGCAGCTGGGTTCTGGTCCGGACAGCGACAACAACGGCAGTGGCTGGTTCACCCGTGCTGACTATATCGAAATCGTGAAGTACGCGGCGGCGCGCCATGTACAGGTTATCCCGGAAATCGATATGCCAGCGCACGCCCGTGCAGCCGCTATCTCTATGGAAGCGCGCTATGACCGCCTGATGAAAGAAGGCAAAGAGAAAGAGGCGAACGAATTCCGCCTGCTGGATCCGACCGATACTTCCAACACCACCGGCGTGCAGTACTACGACCACACCGGCTACCTGAACCCGTGCATGGACTCCTCGCTGAACTTCGTCAATAAAGTCATTGGTGAAATGCAGGCGATGCATAAAGAAGCCGGACAGCCTCTGGAAACCTGGCACTTTGGCGGTGATGAAGCGAAAAACATCTACCTGGGCGCAGGCTATGCCGATAAGAATTCCGGTGCCGAAGGCAAGGGCCTTATCGACATGAGCACGCAGGACAAACCGTGGGCGAAGTCGCAGGTTTGCCAGGCCATGCTCAAAGAAGGCAAGGTCGAGGATCTGGAACACCTGCCGAGCTACTTTGCGATTCAGGTCAGTAAGCTCGTTAATGACCATGGCATTGCGAAGATGATGGCCTGGCAGGACGGCGTAAAAGATGCGAAAGATGCCTCTGAGTTTGCGACCAAACGTATGGGCGTTAACTTCTGGGATACCATCTACTGGGGCGGTGGTGATTCAGTAAACGACTGGGCTAATAAAGGCTTTGAAGTCACCATTTCTAACCCTGACTACCTGTATCTGGACTTCCCGCAGGAAGTGGATCCGAAAGAACCTGGCTACTACTGGGGCACCCGTTTTAGCGATGAGCGTAAGATCTTCGCCTTCGCACCTAATAACATGCCGCAGAACGCAGAAACATCGGTAGACCGCGATGGTAACGCCTTCACCTCGGGTTCTGAGAAGACCTGGCCGGGTGCTTACGGCATGTCTGCTCAGGTGTGGAGTGAAGTCGTACGTACCGATGACCAGCTGGAATATCGCCTGTTCCCGCGTCTGTTCTCCGTAGCAGAGCGTGCATGGCACCGTGCTGGTTGGGAGCTGGATTACGTAGCTGGCCGTGAATTCAAAGGTGGCGAAACCAACTTTGTAGACAAGAAGGCGCTGGAGAAGGACTGGGAACGCTTTGCTAACCTGCTCGGTCAGCGCGAACTGGCGAAAGTGGATACTAACATCGCCTGGCGTCTGCCAGTACCGGGTGCGCGTATCACCGACGGTAAGCTTGCTGCAAACACGGCTCTGCCGGGCGTGGCAATTCAGTATTCCACCGACGATGGCAAAACCTGGCAGCGTTACGATGATCAGGCTCGCCCGCAGGTTAGTGGCTCGGTACTGGTACGCAGCGTAACGCCGGACGGCAAACGCTTTGGGCGCGAAACCCCGGTTAAGTAA
- a CDS encoding OprD family porin, which produces MRTFSGKRSTLALAIASVTALSGFVAMPEAKAAGFIEDSSLTGGIYYWQRERDRKDLSPTKEEVLPDGSKVNVVNPDYKKYKTNLSHSTWNANLDFQSGYAADMFGFDFAVFTAIEMGESSASGHPNEIAFSSSNRGYDEAWAGDKSGVSLYKAAAKFQYGPMWARAGYIQPTGQSLLAPHWSFMPGTYQGAETGANFDFGNDGALSLTYMWANEYKAPWHTKTDKFYQADKNTRVRYLHSIGAKYDFKNDLVVEAAFGQSQGFVDQYFAKASYKFDVAGGPLSTSYQFYGARDKVKDDKLTNPDLNNDLYDGTAWLQALTFGYKIGQVDLRLEGTWVRAEGNQGFFLQRMTPTYASSNGRLDVWWDNRSDFNANGEKAVFFGAMYDLSNWNLAGWAVGASYAYGWDAKPSSHFSFDQSQRLRESAYSLDAMYTVQEGRAKGTLFKLHFTEYDNHSDIPSWGGGYRNIFQDERDVKFMVIAPFTIF; this is translated from the coding sequence ATGCGTACGTTCAGTGGCAAACGTAGTACGCTGGCGCTTGCTATCGCGTCTGTGACAGCGCTTTCAGGCTTTGTGGCAATGCCCGAAGCGAAAGCCGCCGGTTTTATCGAAGACTCTTCCCTTACCGGTGGTATTTATTACTGGCAGCGCGAGCGCGACCGTAAAGATTTAAGCCCAACCAAAGAAGAAGTGTTGCCGGATGGTTCCAAAGTTAATGTGGTAAACCCGGATTATAAAAAATACAAAACCAACTTGTCGCATTCTACCTGGAACGCAAATCTGGATTTCCAGTCGGGTTATGCTGCCGATATGTTCGGCTTCGACTTTGCGGTATTTACTGCCATTGAAATGGGAGAGTCCTCCGCCAGCGGTCACCCGAACGAAATCGCATTCTCCTCCAGCAACCGTGGTTATGATGAAGCCTGGGCTGGTGATAAGAGCGGCGTAAGTCTTTATAAAGCAGCAGCAAAATTCCAGTATGGTCCAATGTGGGCGCGTGCGGGTTACATTCAGCCTACTGGTCAATCGTTACTGGCCCCGCACTGGAGCTTTATGCCAGGTACTTACCAGGGGGCAGAGACCGGTGCCAACTTTGACTTTGGCAATGACGGTGCGTTGAGCCTGACTTACATGTGGGCCAACGAATATAAAGCGCCGTGGCACACCAAAACCGATAAGTTTTATCAGGCAGATAAAAATACCCGCGTGCGTTATCTGCACTCTATCGGCGCAAAATATGATTTTAAAAATGACCTCGTAGTCGAAGCTGCATTTGGTCAGTCTCAGGGCTTCGTTGACCAGTATTTTGCCAAAGCCAGCTACAAATTTGATGTGGCAGGTGGCCCGCTTTCCACCAGCTATCAGTTCTATGGTGCACGCGATAAAGTTAAAGACGATAAGCTGACTAATCCGGATCTGAATAACGACCTGTATGACGGCACTGCATGGCTGCAGGCACTGACCTTTGGTTATAAAATTGGTCAGGTTGATCTGCGTCTTGAAGGAACCTGGGTTCGGGCAGAAGGGAATCAGGGATTCTTCCTGCAGCGTATGACGCCAACATACGCTTCCTCTAACGGTCGCCTGGATGTCTGGTGGGATAACCGTTCTGACTTTAACGCCAACGGCGAAAAAGCCGTCTTCTTCGGCGCCATGTACGATCTCAGTAACTGGAACCTGGCTGGCTGGGCCGTTGGTGCTTCTTATGCGTATGGTTGGGATGCCAAACCCAGCTCCCACTTCTCTTTCGATCAGAGCCAGCGCCTGAGAGAGTCTGCCTATAGCCTGGATGCGATGTATACCGTTCAGGAAGGCCGTGCAAAAGGCACGCTGTTCAAACTCCACTTCACCGAATATGACAACCACAGTGACATCCCAAGCTGGGGCGGTGGTTATCGCAACATCTTCCAGGACGAGCGTGACGTGAAATTCATGGTCATCGCACCGTTCACCATTTTCTGA
- the glnS gene encoding glutamine--tRNA ligase, whose amino-acid sequence MSEAEARPTNFIRQIIDEDLASGKHNSVHTRFPPEPNGYLHIGHAKSICLNFGIAQDYKGECNLRFDDTNPVKEDIEYVDSIKHDVEWLGFHWTGNVRYSSDYFDQLHAYAIELINKGLAYVDELSPEQIREYRGTLTEPGKHSPYRDRTVEENLALFEKMRNGEFAEGSACLRAKIDMASPFIVLRDPVIYRIKFADHHQTGSKWCIYPMYDFTHCISDALEGITHSLCTLEFQDNRRLYDWVLDNITIPTHPRQYEFSRLNLEYTVMSKRKLNLLVTDKLVEGWDDPRMPTISGLRRRGYTPAAVREFCKRIGVTKQDNTVEMAALEACIREDLNENAPRAMAVIEPVKLVIENYPQGHSEIVSMPNHPNQPEMGMRDVPFSGEIWIDRADFREEANKQYKRLVLGKEVRLRNAYVIKAERVEKDAEGNISTIFCSYDADTLSKDPADGRKVKGVIHWVSAQHALPVEIRLYDRLFSVPNPGAAEDFLTVINPESLVIRQGYAEQSLKSAEVGKAYQFEREGYFCLDSRHSTAEKPVFNRTVGLRDTWAKIGE is encoded by the coding sequence ATGAGTGAGGCTGAAGCCCGCCCAACCAATTTTATTCGCCAGATTATTGATGAAGATCTGGCCAGCGGTAAGCACAACTCCGTGCATACCCGTTTCCCGCCTGAGCCGAATGGCTACCTGCACATCGGCCACGCCAAGTCCATCTGCCTGAACTTTGGCATTGCTCAGGACTATAAAGGTGAGTGCAACCTGCGTTTTGATGACACGAACCCGGTTAAAGAAGATATCGAGTACGTGGATTCCATTAAGCATGACGTTGAATGGCTGGGTTTCCACTGGACCGGCAATGTACGGTACTCATCAGACTATTTTGACCAACTGCATGCCTATGCTATTGAGCTGATTAACAAAGGCCTGGCTTACGTCGATGAACTGTCACCGGAGCAGATTCGCGAATATCGCGGTACGCTGACAGAGCCTGGTAAGCATAGCCCGTATCGCGACCGCACGGTTGAAGAGAACCTGGCGCTATTTGAGAAAATGCGCAACGGTGAATTTGCCGAGGGCAGCGCCTGCCTGCGTGCCAAAATCGATATGGCATCACCGTTTATCGTGCTGCGCGATCCGGTTATCTACCGCATTAAGTTTGCCGATCACCACCAGACCGGCAGCAAGTGGTGCATCTACCCGATGTACGACTTCACTCACTGCATTTCCGATGCGCTGGAAGGCATTACTCACTCACTGTGTACGCTGGAGTTCCAGGACAACCGTCGCCTGTACGACTGGGTGCTGGATAACATCACCATCCCGACGCATCCGCGCCAGTATGAGTTTTCGCGCCTGAATCTGGAATACACGGTGATGTCCAAGCGCAAGCTCAACCTGCTGGTGACCGACAAGCTGGTAGAAGGCTGGGACGATCCGCGTATGCCGACTATCTCCGGCCTGCGTCGTCGTGGCTACACGCCTGCTGCCGTTCGCGAGTTCTGTAAGCGCATCGGTGTGACCAAGCAGGACAACACGGTAGAAATGGCTGCACTTGAAGCCTGCATCCGTGAAGATCTCAACGAGAACGCACCGCGTGCGATGGCGGTTATCGAGCCGGTTAAACTGGTGATTGAAAACTACCCGCAGGGACACAGCGAAATCGTCAGTATGCCAAACCACCCGAACCAGCCTGAAATGGGCATGCGCGACGTGCCGTTTAGCGGTGAGATTTGGATCGATCGTGCGGATTTTCGCGAAGAAGCGAATAAACAGTACAAGCGCCTGGTACTGGGTAAAGAAGTTCGCCTGCGTAACGCTTATGTAATTAAAGCCGAGCGTGTCGAGAAAGATGCCGAAGGCAACATCTCGACCATTTTCTGCAGCTACGATGCCGATACGCTGAGCAAAGATCCTGCTGACGGTCGCAAGGTGAAAGGGGTTATCCACTGGGTGAGCGCACAGCATGCGCTGCCGGTCGAAATCCGTCTTTATGACCGTTTGTTCAGTGTGCCGAATCCGGGCGCTGCCGAGGACTTCCTCACGGTTATCAACCCGGAGTCGCTGGTGATTCGCCAGGGCTACGCTGAGCAGAGCCTGAAGAGCGCTGAGGTGGGCAAGGCATATCAGTTCGAGCGTGAAGGCTATTTTTGCCTCGACAGCCGCCATTCTACGGCAGAGAAGCCGGTGTTTAACCGTACCGTCGGTCTGCGCGATACCTGGGCGAAAATCGGCGAGTAA
- a CDS encoding PTS transporter subunit EIIC, whose protein sequence is MSILGYLQRVGRALMVPVATLPAAAILMGVGYWIDPVGWGGDSALAAFFIKSGSAIIDNMSVLFAIGVAYGMSKDKDGAAALTGFVGFLVLTTLCSPAAVSMIKHIPADQVPAAFGKIQNQFIGIMVGIISAELYNRFSSVELPKALSFFSGRRLVPILTSFVMIIVAFLLMIVWPVIYDGLVHFGEAIQKMGSVGAGVYAFFNRLLIPVGLHHALNSVFWFDVAGINDIPNFLGGAQSLAAGTAEVGITGRYQAGFFPIMMFGLPGAALAIYQCARPENKAKVLGIMMAGAFAAFFTGITEPLEFSFMFVAPALYVIHAILTGISVFIAASMQWIAGFGFSAGLVDLVLSTRNPLATQWYMLIPQGLVFFVIYYVVFRFAITKFNMMTPGRELAVAGSEADGEDKNLSGNVTGSGEQDIPQLARQYIAAIGGSDNLTGIDACITRLRLNVKDSSIVNDALAKRLGASGVIRLNKTSVQIIVGFVAEKIANNMKTVGHVDAAPAEAAPAAAVKAQAVPNSTKPTLVTLVSPVTGETVALDEVPDEAFASKAVGDGVAVKPTDKTVVSPAAGTVVKIFNTNHAFCLETAEGAEIVVHMGIDTVALGGKGFTRLVEEGAEVVAGQPVLEMDLDFLNANARSMISPVVCSNIDDFGGLVVKASGTVVAGQTPLYEIKGK, encoded by the coding sequence GTGAGTATTCTAGGTTATTTACAGCGCGTAGGCCGCGCACTCATGGTGCCGGTGGCTACATTGCCAGCAGCGGCCATCCTGATGGGTGTCGGTTACTGGATTGATCCGGTAGGCTGGGGTGGAGATAGCGCACTTGCTGCGTTCTTTATCAAGTCTGGCTCTGCCATTATCGACAACATGTCTGTACTGTTTGCCATCGGTGTGGCTTACGGTATGTCCAAAGATAAAGATGGCGCCGCGGCGCTGACCGGTTTTGTCGGTTTCCTTGTCCTGACCACGCTGTGTTCTCCAGCGGCGGTTTCCATGATCAAACACATTCCGGCCGACCAGGTACCGGCAGCGTTTGGTAAAATTCAGAACCAGTTCATCGGTATCATGGTGGGTATCATCTCCGCCGAACTCTACAATCGCTTTAGTAGCGTAGAATTACCGAAGGCGCTGTCTTTCTTCAGCGGCCGCCGTCTGGTGCCTATCCTGACCTCTTTTGTCATGATTATCGTCGCGTTCCTGCTGATGATTGTCTGGCCGGTTATTTATGATGGTCTGGTGCACTTCGGTGAAGCCATTCAGAAAATGGGTTCCGTCGGTGCGGGCGTCTATGCCTTCTTTAACCGTCTGCTGATTCCGGTTGGCCTGCATCACGCGCTGAACTCCGTGTTCTGGTTCGACGTTGCGGGCATTAACGATATCCCGAACTTCCTGGGCGGCGCGCAGTCTCTGGCAGCGGGTACGGCAGAAGTGGGTATCACCGGTCGTTATCAGGCAGGCTTCTTCCCGATTATGATGTTCGGTCTGCCGGGTGCGGCGCTGGCGATTTACCAGTGTGCGCGTCCTGAAAACAAAGCCAAAGTGCTGGGTATCATGATGGCGGGCGCGTTTGCGGCGTTCTTCACAGGTATCACTGAACCGCTGGAATTCTCCTTCATGTTCGTGGCTCCGGCGCTGTATGTGATTCACGCCATCCTGACGGGTATCTCCGTATTCATCGCGGCAAGCATGCAGTGGATTGCGGGCTTTGGCTTCAGTGCCGGTCTGGTTGACCTTGTGCTGTCCACTCGTAACCCGCTGGCGACTCAGTGGTATATGCTGATTCCGCAGGGCCTGGTGTTCTTCGTTATCTACTATGTGGTGTTCCGCTTCGCTATCACCAAATTCAACATGATGACCCCGGGTCGCGAGCTGGCTGTTGCCGGTAGCGAAGCCGATGGTGAAGACAAGAACCTGAGCGGCAACGTGACCGGCTCTGGCGAGCAGGACATCCCACAGCTGGCGCGTCAGTACATTGCGGCAATCGGTGGTTCTGACAACCTGACCGGTATCGACGCCTGTATCACGCGTCTGCGTCTGAACGTTAAAGACTCCTCTATTGTGAATGACGCACTGGCTAAACGCCTGGGCGCAAGCGGCGTTATCCGCCTGAACAAAACCAGCGTACAGATTATTGTTGGCTTTGTGGCAGAGAAAATCGCCAACAACATGAAAACTGTCGGTCATGTCGATGCGGCACCTGCAGAAGCAGCACCAGCCGCTGCCGTAAAAGCGCAGGCTGTACCTAACAGCACCAAGCCGACGCTGGTCACGCTGGTTTCCCCGGTTACGGGTGAGACGGTAGCGCTCGATGAAGTGCCGGACGAAGCGTTTGCGAGCAAGGCTGTAGGTGACGGTGTTGCCGTGAAGCCGACCGACAAAACGGTGGTCTCTCCGGCTGCTGGAACCGTGGTGAAAATCTTCAATACTAACCATGCATTCTGCCTTGAAACGGCTGAAGGTGCGGAAATCGTTGTTCACATGGGCATTGATACCGTTGCACTGGGTGGTAAAGGCTTTACTCGCCTGGTTGAAGAGGGCGCTGAGGTTGTGGCGGGCCAGCCGGTGCTGGAAATGGATCTGGACTTCCTGAACGCGAATGCGCGCTCAATGATTAGCCCGGTCGTTTGCAGCAACATCGATGACTTCGGCGGTCTGGTGGTTAAAGCCAGCGGTACTGTCGTTGCAGGGCAAACGCCACTGTATGAAATTAAAGGCAAATAA